One window of Camelus dromedarius isolate mCamDro1 chromosome 18, mCamDro1.pat, whole genome shotgun sequence genomic DNA carries:
- the ADRM1 gene encoding proteasomal ubiquitin receptor ADRM1: protein MTTSGALFPSLVPGSRGSSNKYLVEFRAGKMSLKGTTVTPDKRKGLVYIQQTDDSLIHFCWKDRTSGNVEDDLIIFPDDCEFKRVPQCPSGRVYVLKFKAGSKRLFFWMQEPKTDQDEEHCRKVNEYLNNPPMPGALGASGSGGHELSALGGEGGLQSLLGNMSHSQLMQLIGPAGLGGLGGLGALTGPGLASLLGSGGPPASSSSSSSRSQSAAVTPSSTASSTRATPAPSAPAAASATSPSPTPSSGNGTSTAASPTQPIQLSDLQSILATMNVPAGPTGGQQVDLASVLTPEIMAPILANADVQERLLPYLPSGESLPQTAEEIQNTLTSPQFQQALGMFSAALASGQLGPLMCQFGLPAEAVEAANKGDVEAFAKAMQNSASPEQPEGDGKDKKDEEEDMSLD from the exons ATGACGACTTCAGGCGCTCTGTTTCCAAGCCTAGTGCCAGGCTCCCGTGGGTCCTCCAACAAGTATTTGGTGGAGTTTCGAGCAGGAAAAATGTCATTAAAAGGAACTACTGTCACCCCAGATAAACGGAAAGGGCTTGTGTACATTCAGCAGACCGACGACTCCCTCATTCACTTTTGCTGGAAAGACAGGACATCTGGTAACGTGGAAGAC GATTTGATCATCTTCCCTGATGACTGTGAGTTCAAGCGTGTGCCGCAGTGCCCCAGCGGGAGGGTCTACGTGCTCAAGTTTAAGGCAGGGTCCAAACGGCTCTTCTTTTGGATGCAG GAGCCCAAGACGGACCAGGACGAGGAACACTGCCGGAAGGTCAACGAGTATCTGAACAACCCCCCGATGCCTGGCGCCCTGGGCGCCAGTGGGAGTGGAGGCCATGAGCTCTCTGCGCTGGGCG GCGAGGGCGGCCTGCAGAGCCTGCTGGGGAACATGAGCCACAGCCAGCTGATGCAGCTCATCGGGCCTGCCGGCCTCGGAGGACTGG GTGGGCTGGGGGCCCTAACTGGGCCGGGCCTGGCCAGCTTGCTGGGGAGCGGAGGGCCTCCGGCAAGCAGCTCTTCATCCAG CTCCCGGAGTCAGTCGGCAGCGGTCACCCCATCCTCCACCGCCTCCTCCACCCGCGCCACCCCAGCCCCTTCTGCTCCAGCAGCTGCGTCAGCGACCAGCCCGAGCCCCACACCCAGTTCAGGTAATGGAACCAGCACGGCAGCCAGCCCAACCCAGCCCATCCAGCTGAGCGACCTTCAGAGCATCCTCGCCACCATGAATGTGCCGGCCGGGCCAACAGGCGGCCAGCAAG TTGACTTGGCCAGTGTGCTGACGCCCGAGATCATGGCCCCCATCCTCGCCAACGCGGACGTCCAGGAGCGCCTgctgccctacctcccctctgGGGAGTCGCTGCCGCAGACGGCAGAGGAGATCCAGAACACGCTGACCTCGCCCCAGTTCCAGCAG GCCTTGGGCATGTTCAGCGCAGCCTTGGCCTCGGGGCAGCTGGGCCCCCTCATGTGCCAGTTCGGGCTACCCGCCGAGGCCGTGGAGGCCGCCAACAAGGGCG ATGTGGAGGCGTTTGCCAAAGCCATGCAGAACAGTGCCAGCCCCGAGCAGCCGGAGGGCGATGGCAAGGACAagaaggacgaggaggaggacATGAGCTTGGACTGA